The Denticeps clupeoides chromosome 1, fDenClu1.1, whole genome shotgun sequence genome segment ATGCTTATAATACCActatataacaaaaaataataataaacaaacatatattGCATATTAGTGTCAGCTGTATGGGAAAGTTCACTCCTGGACCCAATGTTTGCCTCTGTAAAACGAGGTAGGACATCCAATATAGTTCCTTAAGGTCCTACATAACTGCATTCCTACACATTTCTGCTTccaaaactgtgtgtgtgtatgtgtgtgtgtatatattatatatacatacatacatacatacatacatacatacacacacacacacacacacacaaacttaatACACTTCATAaagtaataaattacattaaaataggTTTAAGagacacatacataaacaaCATTACAACACATGAAAAACTAATACAGTAACACCAaagttctattaaaaaaaattataataaagtaTATATCTTAAAGTATAAAACTCTTTGGTGATACCCTTACGAGCCTCCTGTGGCCCAGTAAAGGAACAGGAGCATGGAAACACAAGGCTGTCATCTGTGAGTGAAATATTTGTAACAGTTTACCAAGGATCTATCCCAGACCCATTAATTTCTCAAATTGTACaaacataattataataaaaaaagtggatGGACTTAAAATCTTTAGGCCAGTAGCATATACTATTAGAAACAGTGGTCTCTTAATTTGCACAAACCTGTTCAAAAGGcacgaaaaaaacaaaaaaaacaaacacatacatttagAAGCCTGTGAAATGCACCATACTGGTCTATTACTTTTGCTGGTGCATTTAGTTTGAATATTCAGCAAGGAAATAGCATGTCCATACATCGGCTGATTTAGCTGAGGGGTGTGGTAATGGggcagttaaaataaaaaaaagttttccaaTGAGCCACTAATTTCTCACAATAGTAGTAATCATtattatatacataatataaCCCTCTAACTGTATttacattataatatttaaaatccTATAGGGAGTGAACCCGTATGTTTTAAAGTCCATTAAGGTGGCACAGGTGCATGGGCTGAACATGCATTAGTCCCAAAGATGAGCAAAGCCTCACTGGTCATGTAACaccgaatgtttttttttttttctttctttccttttaggTTCTGATGCAGCAAAACTGTAGCTAGGTAAGTCTCTTTCACATCTACAGATAGGTGAGAATAGTAGCATCGCTGAGACGCAGAAAAAGCTGGTGGCATCCCCTTCTAATCCACGGGGTAAACAGGTTACAGTGCATATTAGGGACTATGGACTGGGGAAGGGAAAAGgtgcgtgtttatgtgtgtttacgTATCTGGTCCAAAAGTTGTGCTGTTAAACCGCCTGTACACATATTTATACTCTCCCACAGCCTGAGCTGATTTCTTAGTCTTAATGGGTGGGGGTTTAGGTGAAGACATAAAGAGCAGGCACAACCGAGTCCAGGGGTCTGGTGCAAGCTGTAGATCTGGCTGAGGGGggcagaaataataaataaatacaaaaattaacCCTCCCCCTCAAAAAATTCACGTCTCCCAGCTGGTGCGCTCCGAACTCTCCAGGGACAGAGACTTGTTCTTGTGCGGTGAGGTCGGGCTGGGTGGGCCGCTCAGGTTGGAGCTGTTGGAGGCGGTGGAGTGCCGGGGCGAGTCAGAGTCCTGAGACAAGAGAGAAACTCAGAGTGGTTCCATGCACATAATATTTACTTCCGATACACAAGATGGAGAACATGCCAACGTTTGTCATATGAAGCACACTATCTTGTACAGCTCTATTGCGTCTACGTTGTACAGCTGTAACATCACAAACAAAGCAGGGAAATATGAGGACCTGTATCTGATCGCTGAatagcacacgcacacacagttaAGAGTCTTCTGAGCtctacacacctacacacgtCGTATCAGGGAGCTGAATATGAAGGCAAGTGAGTGGGTGGCTCGTTTTCACGGGGAGGTTTGACAGAGGTTGGGTGCTGTTTGTTTTTACCTTTATCTTACTAAGCAGGGTCCTTAATACCCTTTTCAGATCGGGGGTCTTCTCTGTAGGTGTAACAGCCTGCCACTAGAGAGGAGAGCCACACTGAACACACTCAGAATGTTTGCAGAGGTTGGGGGTGGAGGGTgggcttgcgtgtgtgtgtgggcaggttGCAGGAGAAGAGCACTTGTTAAGTGAGACCGTCTCTGGTGGGACACACTGCACATGCAGCAAAACGGACGCTGTGCTTTTGCACAGGTGAGGCAACAGGCTTTCATCTCTCAAAAAAAGAGGATTCATTCCTGTTACATCCCTCTGCAAGCTCTTAAAAGCAAAAGTGCGGGTACTTTTCTCCCTGCTGGGTGAATTATTAGCTGCAATCACAAGCTTCTGGTTTTTCTTCAAAAATTTCAAACATATAGTACGACCACAAAGACCAATTTTAAAGTGAACCATTTATGATGTGAAATGAAAgtttaaatttgtaaaaaaattaaaatacagggGCTAGTCATTTTACTGAAGACAACTGAAGctaaatttaaagtgaagtgaagtgattgtcacatgtgatacacagcatcacagcacacagtgacatttgtcctctgcatttaaccaatcaccctgagtgagcagtgggcagccatgacaggcgcccggggagcagtgtgtggggacggagctttgctcagtggcatcttatcttatcttatcttatctcagtggcaccttggcggatctggattcgaaccgacaaccttctgattacggggccacttccttaaccgctaggccaccactgcccctttattgGTGTGCTAGGATGTGAAGAGAAGCAGTGCTTCCTGCTGGCTCATGTTAGTATACTATAGagcagttttacagaaaaaagattaaattcttaaagtgacacaaaaaaaaaaaaaaaaaaaaaaaaacatgccaaaaCTGCATGTAATTTTTGTGGGTAAAATTTAGTTTAATCTATTTCTGCTCAACTGCCTCAATGAAAATCACACAGATTTAGGTTAGTAACGCGTTAATTCAGTGATTTATTACAGGaatgtaaattgtaattttatcaaaaagtgaaaaaacatgGACCTTCAGTGAATGCTCACACACCTCACGGTCAAATTGGGAGATAGGAGCTTCACCGCCACAGTCCAGGCCTGCATTAGAGGAGAGAGACCCCTCTGAGGGGGAGGTCATCTGCTGCCTCTTGCTGAAGCTGTAATGCCCCACAGAGAAATCTCGCCGCAGGGCATTGCCGTTCTGAGACAAGCCTGCAGAGCGGGTGGAAGAGACAAAAagttatatttgcattttgttcatTCTAATTTCGTCAGTATACACTAATTGAAGCCTAATTCAATGGCTTGCTGGATCACTCACGAGAGCCAAGTCCACTGCTGGCGCTCATGGAACGTCCGGGTTCAGGTCggcccttgctgatggaagggaTGCTGATTGATCCACCCAGCACTCGGCTCTCTTGAGTATGCGTATTCTGATGGCGGAGAAAAGCGCCGGGAGCACAGAGTAGATTTAATCGCCAAATCACACCATTCACTGGTGATTAAAACCAAGATTGCATATGGTCCTTCAGTTCTGCATTGTCCATCCACCAGGGGGAGACATGCAACTAGCCCCACGACATCAATTCAGGAAATTTATAGAAGAACAGCTTAAAAATCATATACGTACAGATCAGGAGTGAAATAAGTCTCACATAATAAAGTTCTAACGAGTGGGAGGAAAGGCAGAGTCTGGACAGCTGCACTATGAAGTAAGTACAGTAGAGAAGAGTTAAGAGACACCAGGGAAGATAGCAGGCAATAAATCTGCCCATACCAGAGAGCAGACAGAGGCAGGGGTCCCAGGAGCAGACCAGAGAGACGGGGAGCGGGAGGACAGGGGGCTGCCGTCCTgagacaggaagttgtcagCGGAGACGGCGGTCATGTGATAGACATGCTCAAAACAGGTAGGTGTGGAGATGAGAGGCAGGTGgggagaggggagaggagaACCCGGCTTCAGTGGAAAGGAGGAAAAAGGTGAAAATGACAAGGAAGGTGTGAAGGAATGGAAAATAGTAGTAGTCGTTTAAGGAACTATGCTTATGTGATGTGGATTAGAACATCTAGTTAGCTGACACCCAGAGTAGAAAGTGAAAAGTCAAGACGGAAGATAAGGAACAAAAGTAAATtagaattaaataaacaaacaaacaactaaAATTAcgtacaaattaaaataaaatctgataTAACAAACTAACAGTAAACTTCTCAAATCATAAACTACTCATTCAATCATTTGTTGAGTGAAAGATAAGCACAttcaagggggaaaaaatattatGGAAAGCCCAAGTAAGCTATGACAAACAAATGCATTATTCCTtatataatgattattattctaataataatagagAGGGTATGTACCTTGGGCAATTCCTTAATGATCTGAATGCAGTCTCCTGGACCCATGTGCACAACGTGGTTGAAGTTGGTGGGGTTGGAGATCAGCTTGCTCCTCATCTCTGGATCTCTCAGCAtctccctgcacacacacatgcacaagttAACTTAACAGTTAACTTGATTACAGATTACGTGCAAAGTAAAACAACGATGAACATGACAATATCGATTGTGTAATGTACAATTCTGGAAACCATcagagattatttaaaaaacgACTCGCATTCAATGCtaattatttataaaaccaACAGGCCTTCTTCAGCAAGTTACATGTTACATGACATAATTGAAAAACATTGCTGTTGTCTCTCTACAATGCAGAATTGCTCTAGAGTGACCGTCACCTCCTCTGCTGTAACCTCTCCTCCTCAGGCACCCGGAAGGAGAAGCGCCGTTTGTTGTTCATACTGCGCACCATTTGCTTCCGGCTGTGATCTGAAGTCTCTGGGACCACAAGCTCATCTCCCTCTGCAAGAATTAAAAACAGTCACCATGGTCACCCCCACAACCCTTTTACAATTCCCTGTAGTGAATATGTGGATTTAATGGCTTAGGTGAAAGCCTAAAGGTGTGAGGCTCCTACCTGCTGTCTTGTTTTTGAAGTAGATGAGACGGACAGTCTCGAGTCCGAGCAAGTTGAGTGACCCATCAGTGTTCAGGGGACGCACCTAAGGAGGCCAgaagatgatttaaaaaaatgaaaataaaataataataataacctgcACAAGTCATTCTGCTTATCGGCGTGTAACCCTAACCTTCTTCAAGGGGATGGTTTGAATCCACTCCATGGTGTTGACATCAAACACGTTCACGGCATTCTCACTGTACACAGAGAGGTACGGCGCGCTGTAACCTTCGGAAGATAAACAGAATTTTAGAGCAGTGAGTTGGACGTGCCAATTGACTTGACCATTGACAATGATTTAGCAAGTGTCTTCATGGCAGCTACGTAGAATGAAACTTATTTTAATCCATCCAGCTAATTAACCATAGGGGAAACTGGGCCAGTTGCCATGGAAAGTATGAACACGGTACTAAACCAAAAATCACTAATAGGCATTAGATTCAAACCACAGTTGCCACTTGTCATCTGAAATATAAACCAGTCTTTGATGAAGTAAGGGCCCTGGTGCTGGCAAGATTGCCTTCCAAACCAGCACCAAGGTAATAACTTTCATTATTAAAAGTATATTTGGTTAAGAAGAAGGAAACATTGCCATGTATTACACCTATATCTTCCTAAATCAGCAGATACTGAAAGCGAGTAGTTTATGTGAGGAAGGTGTGCCGTTGGGGTGAGAATGCAGGATCCTCACAGCAGGCAGTGGGGGTGGCAGGCCACATGAGCTCCTGCTGACGAGAGCGTCGGCCCTGGGAGTCCACGTACACTCCAATACTgatgaaacacagcagcatctCTTTACTCGAGATCTCCACCGCGCACAAAGCATTCATTGTCTTCTGACCGATGAAGGACAGGGTGTGGTCGTCAGGGTGGAGCATAGTGACCGGTGGGGTGTCTTCCTGGATGCTGTAGCGCATGAAGCAAGCCTGTTTACAGGAGAACATTGTTTTAATCATCTAGTTGAGCGAGATTGAATGTACCAAATGACAACGCTGTCACCAAGAGACCAATTTCCAAACAAAATTCTGAGCGAATGAGAAATTAGTGTaggcataaaaactatttaaaaatcaaATACACCAGCTACAAATCCAGTTACTTCATTACATATTTCAGTCCTACATTTCTCCCCTATGCTCACCTTCCTCGCTTACTCAGATTTACCAAAATAGAGtcattttctatttttctttatatttaataagtttccccccaaaaaagccaTGTTCCAGTTTCTTAAAAATGATGGCCTATTTACATAAGAGCTACATGTTTAGTCACAGAAGCTTGAGGaaaatgcactgtgtgtgaaTGAGCAAAAGGATGTGACCCAAACCTGATATCCCACATAGAGCTTCTCACTCAGCAGCCCCATCCACTGGACATTTGCAGGCACTGGCAGCTCCTGTAAGACGCGGTACCGTTTCTTGCTTCTGTTGATCTCGTAGCAGATTATCTGCTTTttcacccatacacacaaacaggtgATGGTGCCATGTCTCAGTGTCCCTGACACCATAGTCTGGCACAATTTAGTTTCAGACAGTTTGTCAATTTCAACCTCGTGGCCATCTAGCAAATCCATGGGGAAGAGGCGGACGCGGCGACCACGGCCAGAAATTACGGCCACCAGCTGTTCAGATGGCATGAGGTCAACGTGATGAACTTTCTTACTCTGCCCAACCCTGATAATCTCTGTAAAGAGCAGGAGGTGGTGAACAACTTCAAAACGCTTTATGAAGTATAAAGAAAATGGTGACACTCTCACACCTACCATCTTTGGTGACATGAATGACATATAAACCTTCCTCATTACCCAGGGCAATGCGTTCGTGATCTGCATGTGAAGAAGAGACATTTCTCAAAACTGTTTTAAGAAAATGTTTAAACCCAAAGTTCACTGGCTGGAATGGTGGAATTCTGACTTCAATAACCCATTTAGTGTTTTAGTACCTATAATTGCAGCAGTCTGTGTGCTCTTGATGATGGGTAGCGTGCTGTCATAGGCCTCTTTGGGCACGTAGACAAAGCGCTCCTTCAGCTTGCTTTTCTTCAGGATTCGGTGAAGCTCATTGAGGAGCCCCACCCACTTGCTCCTATCATGGTCGCTGTCAGCCAGCATGAGAACAGAGCACTTCTTACTGCCAGAAGCGGACAGTTGTGATGCAGTTACCTACGGAGTAGGGGAAGGAGATGGACACTGGCCTAAGTGCTAGTCACCTTTGTTTCCatattaataatacacaaaaaagggaaaaacagatgtacacacattttttttccattcatgaCCCATAAGGTTCTTAGTCCAAATGGGGAAAGTTCAGGTTTAAAAtaagcattttaaaaagctaCTGTCAGGTCCAACTCACTCTGAAGATACAAGGGATGTCCTTGGTGTTGGCATGAATCACGTCTGATGCTAAAACCGAGCTGACTGAGAACTCCTCATccctgtcagaaaaaaaaaaaatgcataattcaGAACCAACAATTCAAGGAATCAGCAGGAAAAGTTCAAAGTGGTAACCAATTAAGGAGTACTTTGGGGGAGGTGAGGTGGGCCAATTAACCGAGTCACTTCTTTAACAGGTTTAAAGAATGCAGTCTACGCTGCAGACACCCACACCGCTGTTCCACCTCAGTCAGCTCAGCTACTTAACACCTCATCCTCACACCCTGCTCACTGCTCCCAACCACAGCATCCAGTACGCATCCAGCACACGGCTCCAGCCTGGCTCTCTCAACCAATCAGGTCAGAGGGGAACTGAGGAGAATTAAACCTCAAAAGGCAGAGGTCCAGAGGGCATCAGCTCAAGGGTCGTCAGGTCCTGTGCGGATCAACTGTGTGTGGTGATTGAGCACATTTTCAACCTGAACCAGGGGAGAGTTCCACAGCTTTGGAAAACCTCTTGTATTgtaccagtgccaaagactccacGACCTAAGGATCTCAACAGCTACAACTGGCTCTGACATACCccctgatgaagaccctggagTGGCTGGTCCTGGCTCAGATTTGGCACCATGTGAGCTCATCACTGGGCCCACTTCAGAGTGGATGATGCAGTCATTCACCTCCTACAtcattccctctctcacctggagactgCTGGCAGCACTGATTTCTCCAATGCCTTCAACACCACCAACTGTTTCCTACAGAAGTTCTGTAGGAactgtggggacgttgctttgctcagtggcaccatggcgtatcgcgattcgaacaggcaaccttctgattccttaacctctagttcaccactgccccgtcgTCCTATATCATCCTAGATCAGCAGATACTGGTCTGACATTTTGAGCTTTTTAGTACCTATAATGGCAGCAGTCTGTGAGCTCTTGGTGAGGGGTTCCGCATAATTCAGAAACAGTTATGCAGCAGCACATAAACTATCTGATCCAAGAATTTCGAAGAGCTGCGATGTGGAATTGCACTGCACTCCTGTACAGGTGTTACTCATCTGCTAATACTAAatgacaacaggaacatttgCAACCAAGATTTGcaactgaaatgaaaaacagaactgACCTCATGTCAATAACCTGGCTGACCTCCACACCGGGCTGGCCAGTCTTGCTCTCTCCAAACTCATACAAGAACAGCTTAAAGTCACAGACAATGGCTAGAGCCCGCTGCCAGCCCTTCCTTACCCCTGCCAGCTTAGGTACCTGAAACAATTAAGCACACAGCTCATTAATAAGttatcttttctttcttttacttcaatATCATATTGCCATGGCATTAACCGCCTTACCCGAACATAGCCCTCATAGGCTGTGCCAATACCCTTCTGTGGATCAATGCCTAAGGGCCCTTTGGTTTGATCAGAGGGAATGGGACAGACGGCTGGTGCCTTGTCCGCACAAGTGACGTGACACGAGAAGTTACAAACTGGGGGAAGcgcacacaaaataaataaacaaattatataCACAAGCATACAATACAGAACATATAAACATACAGAAACATATCTACAATAATGCAAcggaaaaaatataaaaaaaaaaattccagcagCTATatcaaaaatgcacatttttttgtcaAACATCTGACTCACCTTCACATGTACAGCCCTGACGAATGATACCCACCATGAGAGAGGTGCACTGGTTACACTTAGTTGGAGTGGTAAAACTGCTCACAATGAACTGGTGGGCTTTTGGCTGCAGGAAAATGGATGGAGTGGCACAAGATGTGTAAGGATTACGTAAAAAGCATTTGACCACCCTCTTATTTTGTTGACTTGGACAGTTTTTCACCTTTGGTGTGCCCAGACTCGATCCACTGTATCCGGATCGCATGGTCGAGGTTGTGGTGGGCTGTGGATGGTCCACCACCTGTGGTCAAGTAACATAAAAAGACAGAATTTGTTACATAGGACTGAATTAGACCTGAAAGTTTAATGGGCCGAAGGTCACCTCCAGGGGCTCCACGTCGCTTGCAGCAGAAGGGGAACGGGAGCAGGACATGGCCTGCGACTTTGTGTCTTCTTCGTGGGACAGGCTGAAGTTATCAATGGAGTCAATCTGGCAAAAGTAACAGAGGAGACATTGAGAACAGTACAGACAAAAAGCACACAGAGTAGCGCACAATGACATTAATAATTAACATTCATTTCAAAACCAGCCTCATTGCAACCAGCAGCTGTGCATTTCAAAAGCAAAGCACTGCTATCACCACCTAAAGTGAATTGGAATTACGCCACCACCATTCACTTCCGATAAGTACAACTAAATAAAAGCCCAAGAAACAGAGCTGAGACGGGGGggatacataaaaaaatatataccaaCGGAAGAATTTTGCTACAACAAACTGCCAGACTGATTTGAAGTTTGAGCACAATTTCTCCAGATTATCTGCAGAGAGCCTCATGCCACTGCACATCAATGAAAAACACAACAAGAGTTAAAGCGGACAGCAAAATCTCTGCACATGCACCCATGCagcagagagagacaggagcATGCACAAAAGCCAAAAACAGCACACCGCCTAGGAGAAAGCACTGAATTCAGCTCAAAATAAATCATTGAAGGGATCTTACACATTTGCCTTTGCTAGCCTGGCCAGAGGCAGGGGAACGCTTCTAAATAGACCAAAACAAATGAGAGagcaaaacagacagaaacgattaataaataaaaacaaaaacctatTTATGGAAGGATGGGATCTTTGGAAATCTCTCAACAGAACAAatttaaaagataaaaagacCATCGGGACAGTTTATAAACCAATATGGGATGTCTGAATTTCATAACTGGAAAGAAGACAACCATACACTCCTGTCTAATTACAGTAAGGAGGCGGTTATGTGGCAGACATCAGCAGAGAATAAAGGAGTTGGAGGGAACACTACGTCCAAACTTACATCATGCCATAACTCATTAAACGAAGACGAAGAGGATGAGTCCTGGTCAGtaagcaaaatgaaaacaaagaatgaaaaatatatatatatatataaaaaaaggtgaCTGAAGGGGGAAATCTACATCATCAAATTAGATCAGAGAATGAGAAATGAGGGGCTTTTGGAATTTTCAGAAACTAAAAGAGGTAAAAAGTTTTGTCCCTTCTAAACAGCAAATCGCAGTACTCACATCGAAGTGATCCAGCGCGTAGGTGGAGGTGGCATTGAGGAATGCCAGGAATGAGTTCTGCGAGTCCTGGTGCTTTATACCTGCAGTGTTATTTGAGATGTGAGAGACTGCACTGTAGCATGTATAGGTGcataatgatgtgtgtgtgtgtgcgcactcgTGTATGTCACTTGGTCTTTGATGGGATCTGTACCTTTTCCTGCTCTGAGCTCAGACTCTTGATTTAACTTCTCCACCTCTGACTGTAGTTCCTGATTCTTCCTCTCAGACTCCTGCAGTTTACTAACAAAGACAAAAGTAAGTAAAGAAAGTAGCCAATGGCTGGTACCGTTCATGTCTTCCCAGACTATCAGCAGAAAAGCTGGAGGTTTTGGAAACAGAAAGTAAATTCATACATTTGACCAAATATAGCCCAGACAATTGTCAATATAACCCAGTGCTTGTGGCCCCCATCGACCCAAACACCATTTAACCATGGCATGTACACATACCACTCAGTGGCTATGCTGGACGCTTTAACTTTGTTGAGctcatcctggatgagctgcttAGCTCGGATCTCAGCATCCAGGGCAGACTGCAGCTCAAGACGTGCAGACATGTCCAGCTTAGCCAAGCGTCGCATCTTCCATGGCATGtcctgaaaacaaagaaacaaagggaaaaaatggaGAATTGGTCAAAAGAGCCAGccaaaaagccaaaaaattcAGCTTCTCTATGCACCACTCAACTGTGGCTCTGGCTCCCAGACTGCTGTTCTTCAGCCCGTCCAGCTCCTCGTTCATCTTCGTGGCCAGAGCCTGCAGGTATCCCCTAGCATCCTTCTCATCACTCACCCTGCAAAAGCACACATAGTGAAGAACAGTGCTTCCCATACCACCAGTCAGCTGCAGGTAGGCTCACAGGGCGGCTAAACCACAGGCTGGGAATGAAAGTACGCAAAAGTATCATTTCCCACCAGCTCATACTATGAGCAATGTGACAGCACAAAGAAAATTAGTCAGCACTTACCACTGTATGATCTCAGTAATCTGGGCCTCCCAGTGAGCCACACTCTCCTTCTTGTCGGCAAGCTCTCTAAGCTCCTCCTCCAGTTGCTTGTTGCTGCTTCTCAGCCTCTCAGAGTCTGAGGTCAACTATAGAACACACAGATAGACAAAAGACAGGAAAGCCGTGAGTGTGTCTTGACAGCCAGTTCACTGAAAGAACTCAGTTGTTCCCAATTTTTGGCcaatattacaaaaacaaaccGCCAGAATTGGTTGCCATTTAAAATA includes the following:
- the LOC114797960 gene encoding serine/threonine-protein kinase MRCK alpha-like isoform X1; this encodes MSLEVRLKTLENLMLDGPVSSSGQCFSVETLLDILICLYDECNNSPLRREKNVLEFIAWAKPFTSKVKQMRLHKEDFEILKVIGRGAFGEVAVVKVKNVDKVFAMKILNKWEMLKRAETACFREERDVLVNGDSQWITTLHYAFQDDNFLYLVMDYYVGGDLLTLLSKFEDRLPEDMARFYLAEMVLAIDSVHQLHYVHRDIKPDNILLDMNGHIRLADFGSCLKLMEDGTVQSSVAVGTPDYISPEILQAMEDGKGRYGTECDWWSLGVCMYEMLYGETPFYAESLVETYGKIMNHKERFQFPSNVTEVSDEAKDLIRRLICSREHRLGQNGIEDFKQHPFFSNIDWDNIRNCDAPYIPEVSSPSDTSNFDVDDDCLKNTETMPPPSHTAFSGHHLPFVGFTYTSNCTLSDRGCLHESVGPVHVDVCVQRSLEESLTVEAYERRLQRLDQEKRELSRKLQESTNTVQALQHSSGDGPVSANKDREIRGLKEEIELLRKQIANSGLLEQQLERASTVQRDLDQSTQRVRELEKQVTTIIQERDNIQREMQEASERMKTQGKDLKEAHSQRKLAMQEFSEMSERVTELHSLKQRLSRHLRDKEEEMEGLSQKLESLRQEVRKAERAKKEMESQMEERVAEAQKEKKLRERSEQYSRQLEEELEGMKQKHVGRTVVSAGLEPHQELNKLRADLEKQTALHDEELSQRDVQHANELKNLKKELRDAEAQHLGLKKETMMLKDKLEKTRRESQCEREEFEIEYKQKSERERVLLTEENKKLAAELDKLTSDSERLRSSNKQLEEELRELADKKESVAHWEAQITEIIQWVSDEKDARGYLQALATKMNEELDGLKNSSLGARATDMPWKMRRLAKLDMSARLELQSALDAEIRAKQLIQDELNKVKASSIATECKLQESERKNQELQSEVEKLNQESELRAGKGIKHQDSQNSFLAFLNATSTYALDHFDKRSPASGQASKGKCIDSIDNFSLSHEEDTKSQAMSCSRSPSAASDVEPLEVVDHPQPTTTSTMRSGYSGSSLGTPKPKAHQFIVSSFTTPTKCNQCTSLMVGIIRQGCTCEVCNFSCHVTCADKAPAVCPIPSDQTKGPLGIDPQKGIGTAYEGYVRVPKLAGVRKGWQRALAIVCDFKLFLYEFGESKTGQPGVEVSQVIDMRDEEFSVSSVLASDVIHANTKDIPCIFRVTASQLSASGSKKCSVLMLADSDHDRSKWVGLLNELHRILKKSKLKERFVYVPKEAYDSTLPIIKSTQTAAIIDHERIALGNEEGLYVIHVTKDEIIRVGQSKKVHHVDLMPSEQLVAVISGRGRRVRLFPMDLLDGHEVEIDKLSETKLCQTMVSGTLRHGTITCLCVWVKKQIICYEINRSKKRYRVLQELPVPANVQWMGLLSEKLYVGYQACFMRYSIQEDTPPVTMLHPDDHTLSFIGQKTMNALCAVEISSKEMLLCFISIGVYVDSQGRRSRQQELMWPATPTACCYSAPYLSVYSENAVNVFDVNTMEWIQTIPLKKVRPLNTDGSLNLLGLETVRLIYFKNKTAEGDELVVPETSDHSRKQMVRSMNNKRRFSFRVPEEERLQQRREMLRDPEMRSKLISNPTNFNHVVHMGPGDCIQIIKELPKNTHTQESRVLGGSISIPSISKGRPEPGRSMSASSGLGSRLSQNGNALRRDFSVGHYSFSKRQQMTSPSEGSLSSNAGLDCGGEAPISQFDREWQAVTPTEKTPDLKRVLRTLLSKIKDSDSPRHSTASNSSNLSGPPSPTSPHKNKSLSLESSERTSWET
- the LOC114797960 gene encoding serine/threonine-protein kinase MRCK alpha-like isoform X4, producing MSLEVRLKTLENLMLDGPVSSSGQCFSVETLLDILICLYDECNNSPLRREKNVLEFIAWAKPFTSKVKQMRLHKEDFEILKVIGRGAFGEVAVVKVKNVDKVFAMKILNKWEMLKRAETACFREERDVLVNGDSQWITTLHYAFQDDNFLYLVMDYYVGGDLLTLLSKFEDRLPEDMARFYLAEMVLAIDSVHQLHYVHRDIKPDNILLDMNGHIRLADFGSCLKLMEDGTVQSSVAVGTPDYISPEILQAMEDGKGRYGTECDWWSLGVCMYEMLYGETPFYAESLVETYGKIMNHKERFQFPSNVTEVSDEAKDLIRRLICSREHRLGQNGIEDFKQHPFFSNIDWDNIRNCDAPYIPEVSSPSDTSNFDVDDDCLKNTETMPPPSHTAFSGHHLPFVGFTYTSNCTLSDRGCLHESVGPVHVDVCVQRSLEESLTVEAYERRLQRLDQEKRELSRKLQESTNTVQALQHSSGDGPVSANKDREIRGLKEEIELLRKQIANSGLLEQQLERASTVQRDLDQSTQRVRELEKQVTTIIQERDNIQREMQEASERMKTQGKDLKEAHSQRKLAMQEFSEMSERVTELHSLKQRLSRHLRDKEEEMEGLSQKLESLRQEVRKAERAKKEMESQMEERVAEAQKEKKLRERSEQYSRQLEEELEGMKQKHVGRTVVSAGLEPHQELNKLRADLEKQTALHDEELSQRDVQHANELKNLKKELRDAEAQHLGLKKETMMLKDKLEKTRRESQCEREEFEIEYKQKSERERVLLTEENKKLAAELDKLTSDSERLRSSNKQLEEELRELADKKESVAHWEAQITEIIQWVSDEKDARGYLQALATKMNEELDGLKNSSLGARATDMPWKMRRLAKLDMSARLELQSALDAEIRAKQLIQDELNKVKASSIATECKLQESERKNQELQSEVEKLNQESELRAGKGIKHQDSQNSFLAFLNATSTYALDHFDKRSPASGQASKGKCIDSIDNFSLSHEEDTKSQAMSCSRSPSAASDVEPLEVVDHPQPTTTSTMRSGYSGSSLGTPKPKAHQFIVSSFTTPTKCNQCTSLMVGIIRQGCTCEVCNFSCHVTCADKAPAVCPIPSDQTKGPLGIDPQKGIGTAYEGYVRVPKLAGVRKGWQRALAIVCDFKLFLYEFGESKTGQPGVEVSQVIDMRDEEFSVSSVLASDVIHANTKDIPCIFRVTASQLSASGSKKCSVLMLADSDHDRSKWVGLLNELHRILKKSKLKERFVYVPKEAYDSTLPIIKSTQTAAIIDHERIALGNEEGLYVIHVTKDEIIRVGQSKKVHHVDLMPSEQLVAVISGRGRRVRLFPMDLLDGHEVEIDKLSETKLCQTMVSGTLRHGTITCLCVWVKKQIICYEINRSKKRYRVLQELPVPANVQWMGLLSEKLYVGYQACFMRYSIQEDTPPVTMLHPDDHTLSFIGQKTMNALCAVEISSKEMLLCFISIGVYVDSQGRRSRQQELMWPATPTACCYSAPYLSVYSENAVNVFDVNTMEWIQTIPLKKVRPLNTDGSLNLLGLETVRLIYFKNKTAEGDELVVPETSDHSRKQMVRSMNNKRRFSFRVPEEERLQQRREMLRDPEMRSKLISNPTNFNHVVHMGPGDCIQIIKELPKPGSPLPSPHLPLISTPTCFEHVYHMTAVSADNFLSQDGSPLSSRSPSLWSAPGTPASVCSLNTHTQESRVLGGSISIPSISKGRPEPGRSMSASSGLGSRLSQNGNALRRDFSVGHYSFSKRQQMTSPSEGSLSSNAGLDCGGEAPISQFDREWQAVTPTEKTPDLKRVLRTLLSKIKDSDSPRHSTASNSSNLSGPPSPTSPHKNKSLSLESSERTSWET